DNA sequence from the Cyanobium sp. WAJ14-Wanaka genome:
ACACAATCGCCACCGCCAGCACAACGGCCAGGAAGGGGCGGGCCTTCATGCGCCCAAAGCAGGATGGGTCCATCTTGACCTGAACCGGCGCGATTGCCCCATGGCCAGCCCCCAAACAATCCGGCCCCAGGAACTCCAGCAAAGCCTGGAGAGCGGTGAGCCCATCCAGCTGGTGGACGTCAGGGAGATGGAGGAGTTGGCCCTGGCCCGCCTCCCCTACCCGGTGCTGCACCTGCCCCTAAGCCAGTCGGAGCAATGGATGGGCAGTCTGGAGGAGCAGCTGGATCGGCAGCGACCGGTGGCCGTGATCTGCCATGCCGGGGTGCGCAGCTGGCATTTCGCCTGCTGGCTGATGGAGCAGCACGGCTACGAGCAGGTATGGAACCTGCAGGGCGGCATTGATTCCTGGAGCGTCGAAGTAGACCGCAGCGTGCCCCGCTACTAGCCGGCAGCCCAGGGGGCTTTCCTACTGTTTGCGCAAGCCACGTTGCCTGGGCCCCTTGTCTCAGAGCGCCCTACCGCTGCGTCCCCTCTCCCTGAGGCCCCCATCCCAGCGCCCCCTCTCGCTTCGCCAGCGGGAAGTGCTGCAGATGGCCGTGCGGCACTACGTGGACACGGTGGAACCGGTGGGCAGCGGCACCCTGGTGCGGCGCTTTGGGCTAGCCGCCAGCCCCGCCACGGTGCGTTCGGCGATGGGGGCCCTGGAACAACGGGGCCTACTCACCCAGCCCCATACCTCGGCGGGCCGGATCCCCAGCCAGGAGGGCTATCGCCTCTTTGTGGACCAGCTGCTGCCCGCCCCAGGAGCTGGAGCCCTGCAATTGCAGCGGGAATTGCTGGATCTGAGCCTGCCCTGGGCGGCCCTCGACGATCTACTACTGCACCTCGGCCGGCGCCTAGCCGACCTCACGGGCCTACTGAGCCTGATCACCAGGCCCCAGCGGCCTGAGGGCCAGGTGCAAGCCCTCAGGCTTGTTCCCAGGGGTGATCGGCTGATGGTGTTTGTGGTGGGAGGCGCCGCTGCCAGCAGCCATCTCAACCTGCCCCTAGCCGGCCACCAACCGGGTGATTTGGCCGCCCTGGAGCGCTGGGTTACGGACCAACTCCAGGGGCCATCGCACAAGCCGATCGACTGGAACAACCTGCCGCGCCAATTGGGCCGTCCCGGCGCCCTATTGCGCCAAGCCCTCGATGCCCACGCAGAGGCCGAACAGCGCCATGGGGCCGGGGCCGTGGCCACCGGCCTGGCGGGCCTACTGGGGCAGCCGGAATTCAGCCAAACGGCCCAGCTGAGGCCCTTGGTCGAACTGGTGGAGGAGGCACCCCAGCAGCTCCTCCAACAGGGAAATGTGTGCATTGGGGCAGAACATCCCCACCAGGCCCTGCGCCAGTGCGCCGTGGTTCAGGCCAGCTATCGCAGTGGCGATGGGGGCTTGGGCCATGTGGCCCTGGTGGGACCAATGCGGATGGCCTATGCCACCGCCCGGGCTGCGGTGGCCTCGGTGGCAGAGCTACTGGAGCGACTCCTGGCCTGAAAACCAGCCATCAGCCCATCAGGGAACCGCCGAGCTTTTCGGCCACAGTGTTGACGTCCTTATCGCCCCGACCCGACAGGTTGAGCACCAACTCAGTGCCAGGGGCCAGGGTCGGGCAGAGCTTCTCCAGCCAGGCAAAGGCGTGGGCCGTTTCCAGGGCCGGGATGATCCCTTCAAGCTGGCAGAGCAGCTGGAGGGCATCGAGGGCCTCCGCATCGGTGACGGCGCCGTATTCAGCCCGGCCGATCGTTTTGAGGTAGCTGTGCTCGGGGCCCACGCCGGGGTAATCGAGGCCGGCGCTAATCGAGTGGGCCTCCTGCACCTGGCCTTCGCTGTCCTGGAGCAGCAGGCTCATGGCGCCGTGCAACACCCCCACCCGGCCTTCGGTGATCGTGGCGGCATGGCGGCCGGTGGCAACGCCATCGCCTGCGGCTTCCACCCCCACCAGGCGCACATTGGCATCCTCTACGAAGGGGTGGAACAGGCCCATGGCATTGGAGCCACCGCCCACACAGGCCACTAAAACATCGGGGTTGCGGCCAAAGGCCTCATGGCACTGGCGCTTGGTTTCCTCGCCGATCACGGCATGGAAATCGCGCACCAGCATTGGGAAGGGATGGGGGCCGGCCACCGAACCGAGGATGTAGTGGGTGCTCTCCACGTTGGTCACCCAGTCGCGGATCGCTTCGCTGGTGGCGTCCTTGAGGGTGGCGGTGCCGGCGGTCACCGGTTGCACCCTGGCCCCCAGCAGGCGCATGCGGAACACGTTCAGGGCCTGGCGGCGCATGTCTTCTGCGCCCATGTAAATGACGCAATCCAGGCCGAAGCGGGCGCAGACCGTCGCTGTGGCAACGCCGTGCTGGCCGGCACCGGTTTCGGCAATGATCCGTTTTTTGCCCATGCGCAGGGCCAACAGCGCCTGGCCCAGGGCGTTGTTGATCTTGTGGGCACCAGTGTGGTTGAGGTCTTCCCGTTTCAGCCAGATCCTTGGCCCGCCCTCGGCGCGGCGGTAATGCTCGGTGAGCCTTTCCGCCTCATAGAGGGGATTGGGGCGCCCCACATAGGTGCGCAGCAGGTGGTTGAGCCGGTCGGTGAAGGCCGGATCCTTCCAGGCTTCCGCAGCGGCCTGCTCCAGCTCCCCCAGGGCCGGGATCAGGGTTTCGGGAACGTATTGGCCGCCGAACTGGCCATAGCGGCCGAGGCTGTTGGGCCGGGCATCCAGGGCCAGGGCTGCCGGATCAACGGAAGTCAAGGGGAAGGTGCTGGTCACCGGCTGCGGTGCGTTGTGATGTAAGGGTAAGAACTTGAGAACACAGACCAAGGCCATGACCAAGGGCGGCTGGCAGGAATTCAGCAATGCCGAGAGCCTGAAACGGCCCACGGCTGGGGGGGCTGGCAATGGTGGGGCTGGCGGCGGGCTGCCCAAAAACCAGCAGCGGGTGCGGGTGCAGCGCACCAAAACCGGCAAGGGCGGAAAGCTGGTGACAGCCATCAGCGGCCTGGAGGCCCCAGAGGCGGAACTCAAAACCCTGCTCAAACAGCTCAAGGCCAGCGCCGGTACCGGCGGCACCCTCAAAGACAACCTGATCGAATTGCAGGGCGACCAAGTGGCCCTGGCCCTTAACACCCTGGAGCAGGCGGGCTACCGGCCCAAGCAGGCAGGCGGCTGAGCCACCAGCAAGAATGCCGGCCACGAACTCACCCGCAGCAGCAGCCATGACCAAGAGCCCCTACGGCGAGCTCAGCAACCAGGGTGCCTCCACCAACATCGCCTGGCACCACACCTCAGTGGATCGCCAAAGCCTGGCCGAGCGCCGGGGCCACCGCAGCGCCATCCTCTGGTTCACCGGCCTGAGTGGCTCCGGCAAAAGCACCCTGGCCAATGCGGTCAATTCAGCCCTATTTGAACGGGGTCTGGCCTGCTACGTGCTCGATGGCGACAACATCCGCCACGGCCTCTGCAAAGACCTGGGCTTCTCCGATGCCGACCGAGAAGAGAACATCCGCCGCATTGGCGAAGTGAGCAAGCTGTTTTTGGATGCGGGCGTGGTGGTGCTTACGGCCTTTGTGTCGCCCTTTAGGGCCGATCGCGACAGGGCCCGCGCCCTGGTGGCCGAGGGAGATTTCATCGAAATCCACTGCGCCGCGGACCTGGGGGTATGCGAGCAGCGCGACACCAAGGGGCTCTACGCCAAGGCCCGCGCCGGCGAAATCAAGGAATTCACGGGCATTTCCAGCCCCTACGAGGCCCCCGAACAGCCCGAGCTGAGCATTGCCACGGGCAGCCAAAACCTGGAGGAATGCGTGGCCCAGGTGATCTCCCACCTCGTAGCCAAAGGAATCATTCCCGCCTGAGCTGGTTGCCCCAGGCATCCAGGAAGGTTTTGGTGCAGCTGGCCACCGGCACCGCCAACAGCAACCCGAGGAGCTCCCCCAGCCCCAACAGGCTGCCCAGCCTGGCCCCCAAGGGCAGGCTGATCAACAGCCAGGCGGGCTGCAGTCCCACGATGCTGCCCATCAGCCGGGGTTGGATCACCTGGTCCACCACCTGGCCCACGCTGATCGCCGCCACCAGCACCTCCAGGCCCGTGCGGGGATCCTCAAGGGCCAAAAGCACACTCACGGCCACGATCGTGACCGCGCTGGCATAGGGCACCAGGGTGGTGAAGCCAATCGCCACAGCAAACAAAACGCCGTAGGGAATGCCCAACAGGGTGAACACCAGGATTTGGGCGCCGCTGAGGATCAGGGCCAACAGCACCTGGCCGGCGAAATAGCCCCGGAAGGTGCGGCTCAAGGTGCCAACCGCCAACTGCCTTGCGCCAGGGGGCAACCATTGGGCTAGGCCAGCGGCGATCGACTCGCCCCCCAGCAGCAGAAAAATAGCCAGCACCGCCACGATCAAGGTGTTGACCGTGATCCCCACCGTGGCCCCCAAAAGACCCAGCAGGCGCTGGCTCACCTGGCTCGCCACCTGGCTTGTGCGCGTAAGCAGGGCACTGCTGATGTCCCCGAAATCGGTGGGCAATCCGCGGGAGGCAGACCAGGCCTGCAGCTTCTGCAGCAGCAGTTCGCCCTCTGAAAGCCAACCGGGCAAAGCATTGAGCAGCTCGCCCAGTTGCTCAACGAGCCGGGGCACCAGCCATACCGCAGCAAGGGCCAGCAGCCCCAGGCTCACGCCCAGCACCAGGCCAATGGCCAGCAGCTTGGAGAAGCCCCGACCCTGCAACCAGCGACTGGGTATGTCCAGCAGAAAGGCAATCAATGCCGCACCCAAAAACAGCGCGGGGAAAGGCGCCAAGGGCAACAACAACTGGCGCAGCACCCACAGGTTGAGCACCAGCAGGGGCAGGGCCAGGCCGACCTTCAGCCAGGGCGGTAGAACAAGCCGTTCAAGCATCAGTTCATCTGCTCCAGGTAGCGGTGGCTGCCGAGCTGCTGCAGTCGGCTGTCCTTGGCGCGCACCTGGCCATGGAGATCGGCGCGGTAGGCAGTGAGGGCGGCGGCAAGCTCTGGCCTGGCGGTGGCCAAAATCTGCACCGCCAACAGGCCCGCATTGGTGCCGTTGCCGATGGCCACGGTGGCCACGGGGATGCCAGCCGGCATTTGCACGATTGAGTGCAGCGAATCCACCCCGGCAAGGGCCCTGCTCTGCACTGGTACGCCAATCACCGGCAGGGTTGTGAGCGAAGCCACCATCCCGGGCAGGTGGGCCGCGCCCCCGGCACCGGCAATAACCACCTTGAGGCCGCGGCCGGCAGCCTGCTGGGCAAATTCGACCATTTCCAAGGGCGTGCGGTGGGCAGAGAGCACCCGCACCTCAGCCGCCACCCCAAAACGTTCCAAGATCTCCACCGCCGGCTGCATGGTGGGCAGATCGGAATCACTGCCCATCACAACCGCCACCAGGCACTCAGCAGGGGCAATTCCGGAAGGGGCCGTAGCAGGAGCAACCATGGGGAGCTGGGGCCAGCAAGAATTCCATTCTCCCCCGCTCGCCCCACAGGAGCCATCCATGCGCTGGTTAACCAACGTGCGTTTGCCCCAGGCCAAGCGCTGTAGCCATGGAGCCCAGCAGCTCTGGCGGGTGGGCGTAGATGCGGACGGCACGATTTCGGCCGTGGAACCCCTGCCAGCGGGCAGCGTGGCAGCTGGGATCGATTGGAGCGGCGACTGGCTCAGTCCAGCCGGGGTGGATCTACAAATAAACGGCGGCCTTGGCCTGGCCTTTCCCGAGCTAACCCAAGCCGATCTGCCCCGCCTCGAGGAGCTGCTGGAAACCCTTTGGGCCGATGGGGTGGAAGCGATCTGCCCCACCCTGGTGACCTGCGCCGTGGCCCCCCTGCGCCAGGCCCTGGCGGTGCTTGCCGAAGCCCGAGAGCGCCACCGGCCGGGCCGGTGTCAGCTGCTGGGGGCCCACCTGGAAGGGCCCTTTCTGGAGCCCAGCCGGCGGGGCGCCCACCCGGAAGCTCACCTATGTGCTCCAAGCCTGGAGGCCCTCGCGGAGCGGATTGGGGGATTTGAAGCCGACATTGACCTGGTGACCCTGGCGCCAGAGCTGGCCGGTGCCGCCGAACTGATCGATGCCCTCAGATCCCAGGGCATCGTGGTGAGCCTGGGCCACAGCGCCGCCAACGAAAGCCAGGCCGAGGCGGCCTTTGCTGCAGGGGTTGGCATGGTGACCCACGCCCTTAATGCCATGGCCGACATGCACCGCAGAGCACCCGGCCCGGTGGCCGCAGCCTGCCTGCGGGACGACGTGGCCCTGGGGCTGATCGCCGATGGGGTGCACGTGGCTCCCTCCATGGCGCTGTTGCTGCAGCGACTGGCGCCGGGCCGGCTGGTGTTGGTGAGCGACGCCCTGGCCCCCTATGGGTTAGCCGATGGCGAACACCGCTGGGATGAAAGGGTTTTGCTGGTGCACAAGGGCACCTGCCGCCTGGCCGATGGCACCCTGGCCGGGGTGACCCTGCCCCTGCTGGAGGGAGCGCGGCGCCTGGCCGGGTGGGGCTGCCCAGCTGGCCAGGCGATTGCCGCTGCCACCCTGACTCCTCGGCAGGTGCTTGGCGATCACCGCCCAGCCGCTGAAATGCTTTTGGGGATCCCCATTACGGAAACCCTGCGCTGGCACCAAGACAGTTCGGGCCTCAACTGGCAGCGCGCTGCGGCCGCCCAAAAAGCAGCCCCTTAGGGACCAGCTACCTAGGATCCAATCCTTCTGATCCCGCCCCCAGTCTGCCGTCAATGCCCCCATCACCCATGAGCACCCAAGCCGAACAAGCTGCTGAGAAGGAGGTGGTGAAGGGGTATTTCGAGAGCACGGGTTTTGACCGCTGGAACCGCATCTACAGCACATCTGACGATGTCAACCGGGTGCAGCGCAACATCCGCATCGGCCACCAAAAGACCGTCGACAACGTGCTGGCCTGGCTACAGGAGCAGGGTGATTTGGCGGGCCGCAGCTTCTGTGATGCCGGTTGCGGCGTAGGCAGCCTCAGCTTGCCCTTAGCCCAACTGGGGGCCGGTTCGATCGCCGCCTCAGACCTGTCTGAGGCGATGGCAAAGGAAGCCTCGCGCCGGGCCGAAGCCGCCGGTATTAGCCCCCAGCAGCTCAGTGTGATCGCCTCTGATCTGGAGGGCCTCAGCGGCAGCTACGACACCGTGATCTGCCTGGATGTGTTCATCCACTACCCCCAGCAACCGGCCGAAGCCATGGTGCGCCATTTGGCCTCAATGGCCGAAAAGCACCTGATCGTCAGCTTTGCCCCCTACACCCCATTGCTGGCGGCGCTTAAAAAGATCGGCGAACTATTTCCAGGCCCCAGCAAGGCAACCCGGGCCTACACCCTCAGGGAGAAGGGAATCCTGGCCGCCGCTGCGGAGGCCGGCTTCAAACCCTTGCGCCGCAGCCTCAACAAGGCCCCCTTCTACTTTTCAAGGCTGATCGCCTTCGAGCGCAACTAGCTGATCAGGCCCGTGGCCAGGGCCAGTAATCAGAAAGGTGGGCAGGGGAGCTTCCAGCTTCAACAACGCTCCGTCGGGCCGGGCCAATTGGAGGCGATGGGCATGGAGCTGGTAGCCGCCGTCGCCGGGCAGGGCATCGGGGCGGGCCAACCCACCAGCCAGGTAGAGCGGATCCCCCCATAGGGGCGCCCCGGCGGCGGCGGCATGGATGCGGATTTGGTGGGGCCGGCCGCTGGCAATAGCCACCTCCACCAGGCACGCCCCCTGGCGGCGTTCAAGCAAGGTGAGCTGGCTGTGGGCCGGCAAGGCTGTGGGGTCTAGGGAGTGGGAGGGGTTGGAGGGGGGAACGGCACACCAAATCTCACCCAACAGTGGATGGGGCCTGCGGCCTATGGGCGTGGTGAGGGGGCGGCTTTCGGCCACCGACCAATCAGGAGGCAAGGGCGCAGTGAGGGCTCGGTAGGTCTTCTGGCACCGGGCTGGCGATGAGCTTGGCGATGCAGCTAGTGATGCTTCTGGACTGGCGGCGGTGCTGTCGCGGAGCTGGGCACTGAGCCAGGCGCGGGTGCTGCTTTGGCGGGCGCAGACCAACAGACCGGAGGTATGGCGGCCCAGGCGGTGCACGG
Encoded proteins:
- a CDS encoding rhodanese-like domain-containing protein; its protein translation is MASPQTIRPQELQQSLESGEPIQLVDVREMEELALARLPYPVLHLPLSQSEQWMGSLEEQLDRQRPVAVICHAGVRSWHFACWLMEQHGYEQVWNLQGGIDSWSVEVDRSVPRY
- a CDS encoding heat-inducible transcriptional repressor HrcA, coding for MAVRHYVDTVEPVGSGTLVRRFGLAASPATVRSAMGALEQRGLLTQPHTSAGRIPSQEGYRLFVDQLLPAPGAGALQLQRELLDLSLPWAALDDLLLHLGRRLADLTGLLSLITRPQRPEGQVQALRLVPRGDRLMVFVVGGAAASSHLNLPLAGHQPGDLAALERWVTDQLQGPSHKPIDWNNLPRQLGRPGALLRQALDAHAEAEQRHGAGAVATGLAGLLGQPEFSQTAQLRPLVELVEEAPQQLLQQGNVCIGAEHPHQALRQCAVVQASYRSGDGGLGHVALVGPMRMAYATARAAVASVAELLERLLA
- the trpB gene encoding tryptophan synthase subunit beta, producing the protein MTSTFPLTSVDPAALALDARPNSLGRYGQFGGQYVPETLIPALGELEQAAAEAWKDPAFTDRLNHLLRTYVGRPNPLYEAERLTEHYRRAEGGPRIWLKREDLNHTGAHKINNALGQALLALRMGKKRIIAETGAGQHGVATATVCARFGLDCVIYMGAEDMRRQALNVFRMRLLGARVQPVTAGTATLKDATSEAIRDWVTNVESTHYILGSVAGPHPFPMLVRDFHAVIGEETKRQCHEAFGRNPDVLVACVGGGSNAMGLFHPFVEDANVRLVGVEAAGDGVATGRHAATITEGRVGVLHGAMSLLLQDSEGQVQEAHSISAGLDYPGVGPEHSYLKTIGRAEYGAVTDAEALDALQLLCQLEGIIPALETAHAFAWLEKLCPTLAPGTELVLNLSGRGDKDVNTVAEKLGGSLMG
- a CDS encoding translation initiation factor produces the protein MTKGGWQEFSNAESLKRPTAGGAGNGGAGGGLPKNQQRVRVQRTKTGKGGKLVTAISGLEAPEAELKTLLKQLKASAGTGGTLKDNLIELQGDQVALALNTLEQAGYRPKQAGG
- the cysC gene encoding adenylyl-sulfate kinase, whose protein sequence is MTKSPYGELSNQGASTNIAWHHTSVDRQSLAERRGHRSAILWFTGLSGSGKSTLANAVNSALFERGLACYVLDGDNIRHGLCKDLGFSDADREENIRRIGEVSKLFLDAGVVVLTAFVSPFRADRDRARALVAEGDFIEIHCAADLGVCEQRDTKGLYAKARAGEIKEFTGISSPYEAPEQPELSIATGSQNLEECVAQVISHLVAKGIIPA
- a CDS encoding AI-2E family transporter; the protein is MLERLVLPPWLKVGLALPLLVLNLWVLRQLLLPLAPFPALFLGAALIAFLLDIPSRWLQGRGFSKLLAIGLVLGVSLGLLALAAVWLVPRLVEQLGELLNALPGWLSEGELLLQKLQAWSASRGLPTDFGDISSALLTRTSQVASQVSQRLLGLLGATVGITVNTLIVAVLAIFLLLGGESIAAGLAQWLPPGARQLAVGTLSRTFRGYFAGQVLLALILSGAQILVFTLLGIPYGVLFAVAIGFTTLVPYASAVTIVAVSVLLALEDPRTGLEVLVAAISVGQVVDQVIQPRLMGSIVGLQPAWLLISLPLGARLGSLLGLGELLGLLLAVPVASCTKTFLDAWGNQLRRE
- the purE gene encoding 5-(carboxyamino)imidazole ribonucleotide mutase — translated: MVAPATAPSGIAPAECLVAVVMGSDSDLPTMQPAVEILERFGVAAEVRVLSAHRTPLEMVEFAQQAAGRGLKVVIAGAGGAAHLPGMVASLTTLPVIGVPVQSRALAGVDSLHSIVQMPAGIPVATVAIGNGTNAGLLAVQILATARPELAAALTAYRADLHGQVRAKDSRLQQLGSHRYLEQMN
- a CDS encoding N-acetylglucosamine-6-phosphate deacetylase, producing MRWLTNVRLPQAKRCSHGAQQLWRVGVDADGTISAVEPLPAGSVAAGIDWSGDWLSPAGVDLQINGGLGLAFPELTQADLPRLEELLETLWADGVEAICPTLVTCAVAPLRQALAVLAEARERHRPGRCQLLGAHLEGPFLEPSRRGAHPEAHLCAPSLEALAERIGGFEADIDLVTLAPELAGAAELIDALRSQGIVVSLGHSAANESQAEAAFAAGVGMVTHALNAMADMHRRAPGPVAAACLRDDVALGLIADGVHVAPSMALLLQRLAPGRLVLVSDALAPYGLADGEHRWDERVLLVHKGTCRLADGTLAGVTLPLLEGARRLAGWGCPAGQAIAAATLTPRQVLGDHRPAAEMLLGIPITETLRWHQDSSGLNWQRAAAAQKAAP
- the bchM gene encoding magnesium protoporphyrin IX methyltransferase produces the protein MSTQAEQAAEKEVVKGYFESTGFDRWNRIYSTSDDVNRVQRNIRIGHQKTVDNVLAWLQEQGDLAGRSFCDAGCGVGSLSLPLAQLGAGSIAASDLSEAMAKEASRRAEAAGISPQQLSVIASDLEGLSGSYDTVICLDVFIHYPQQPAEAMVRHLASMAEKHLIVSFAPYTPLLAALKKIGELFPGPSKATRAYTLREKGILAAAAEAGFKPLRRSLNKAPFYFSRLIAFERN
- a CDS encoding pseudouridine synthase, with the translated sequence MTSFFYASRYPHSSALVWLERLAAGEICLNGQQLRADGPLAAGDQLVWHRPPWQEPAVPVLPSPLFDDGDLLVFDKPSGLPVLPAGGFLEHTLLAQLQASWPPARPVHRLGRHTSGLLVCARQSSTRAWLSAQLRDSTAASPEASLAASPSSSPARCQKTYRALTAPLPPDWSVAESRPLTTPIGRRPHPLLGEIWCAVPPSNPSHSLDPTALPAHSQLTLLERRQGACLVEVAIASGRPHQIRIHAAAAGAPLWGDPLYLAGGLARPDALPGDGGYQLHAHRLQLARPDGALLKLEAPLPTFLITGPGHGPDQLVALEGDQP